The window CATAAACAAACCACTAGTATATAATTATCAGTTTTCTGAGGATTTCATCGGAAGATTAGTTCAAGAAAATGAATATCTGGATGAAATACTAATTGCAATTGCAAAAAGGCTTACACTTATACAATCTGAGGCGTCAAGAAATAAAGGGTTAAAAGATGAACCAGTTAGACGAAAGAAGACAGAGCGAAGATTTAGGGTTTTAGGGGAGCGAAGAATACACTATACATATATAGATAGAGATATTCTATTCCTAAAATATTTTGGTGAAGGCGAGCATGACGATGGCTTATAAGTGAGGTTCAGGTTCGATTACCGTTATGTGTAGACAAAGTCCCCTCCCTTGACATCCCCCTCCCCAACACGCTATATTACAGATTGGACACATATCGACAGGACGAGTCGAGCGATGATCCAATCGCGATAAGAACGTGGATTGACTCGTCCCTGGCCGGCGTTTTAGGCGGTCCGGGGATGGGTTTTTGTTTATTTTCAAGGAGGCGTTAAGGCTTTGGAATTCACCGGCAACCGGGTACGGCAGCTCTTTCTCGAATACTTCGAGCAAAAAGGACACACCATCGTCGCCAGTTCCTCCCTGGTCCCTCACAACGATCCCACCTTGCTCTTTTCCAACGCCGGCATGAACCAGTTCAAGGACGTCTTCCTCGGCTTCGAGAAGCGTCCCTACGTGCGGGCCACCACGTCCCAGAAATGCGTCCGCGCCGGCGGCAAGCACAATGACCTGGACACGGTCGGGCGGACGGCCCGTCACCATACCTTCTTTGAGATGCTCGGCAACTTCTCTTTTGGCGACTATTTTAAAAAGGACGCCATCCGGTATGCCTGGGAGTTCCTGACCGGTGTGTGCCAACTGCCGAAGGACAAGCTCTACGCCACCGTCTACCTCGATGACGACGAAGCCTTCGCCCTCTGGCGCGACATGATTGGCGTGCCCGAAGAGCGCATCCTGCGCCTCGGCGAGAAGGACAATTTCTGGGCCATGGGCGACACCGGTCCCTGCGGCCCCTGTTCGGAGATCCTTATCGACCGCGGCGAGCACCTGCGCTGCAAGGCCGACGAGTGCGCCATCGGCAAGTGCGACTGCGACCGCTGGCTCGAGATCTGGAACCTCGTCTTCATGCAGTACAACCGCGATGAAACCGGGACGATGACGCCGCTGCCCCGGCCTTCCATCGACACGGGCATGGGCCTGGAGCGCGTCACCTCGGTCCTGCAAAACGTGGGCTCCAACTACGACACGGACCTCCTGCGGCCCATCATCGCCTTTGTGGAGCAGCTCTGCGGCCAGGTCTACCACCGCGACGACCGGGGCTTTCCCTTCCGCGTCATCGCCGACCATATCCGCTCCTGCACCTTCCTGATCACCGACGGCGTCCTGCCGGGCAACGAAGGCCGCGGCTACGTGCTGCGCCGCATCCTGCGCCGGGCCGTCCGCTTCGGCAAGGTCCTCGGCATCGACAAGCCCTTCATGCACGAGATCGTCCCCGTCGTCGTCGAATTGATGGGCGCGGCCTACCCGGACATCCGCGAGAAGCAGGATTTCGTCCGCAAGGTCATCAAGATCGAAGAGGAGCGCTTCCACGAGACGCTCCACGACGGCATGCGCATCGCCGCCGACATGGTGGCCAAGGTCAAGCAGGAGGGCGGCGCCGTCCTTCCTGGCAAGCAGGCCTTCACCCTTTATGACACCTACGGCTTCCCCCTCGACCTGGCCGAGGACATCGCCGAGGAAAACGGCCTCACCGTCGACAAGGACGGTTTCCAAAAAGCGATGGAAGCCCAGCGCGAACGCGCCCGGGCCGCCCGCCAGGACACCGTCTACGGCGCCGGCATGGAACTCTGGGCCGAACTGCTCCAGCAACTCGGGCCGACCACATTCACCGGCTACGGCAAGACCACCGGCGAGAGCGTCGTTAAAGCCATCGTCTCTGGCGCCGAGCGCGTCACCGAGGCAGGCGCCGGCACCGCCGTCCAGGTGGTCCTCGCCGAAACGCCTTTCTACGCCGAATCGGGCGGTCAGATCGGCGACGCAGGCCTCTTGCGCGCCGGCGACGCCGTCGTCCGCGTGGATGATACGAAAAAAATGGCCGGCGGCCTGCACGTCCACTTCGGCGTCGTGGCCGAAGGCGTTATAAAGGAAGGCGATCAAGTCGCCGCCGAGGTCGAGAGCGCCCGCCGGCTGGCCATCGCCCGCCACCACAGCGCCACTCACCTCACGCACAAGGCGTTAAAGGAAGTCCTCGGCGATCACGTCAACCAGGCCGGCTCCCTCGTCACGCCCGACCGGCTGCGCTTTGACTTCTCTCACTTCAGCCCCCTCACCCGGGACGAGTGGAACCGCATCGAAGCGGCCGTCAACCAGGCTGTCTTCCAGGCCCTGCCCGTCGAGGTCTTTGAAACGTCCATCGAAGAGGCCAAGGCCATGGGGGCCACGGCGCTCTTCGGTGAAAAATACGGCGATACGGTGCGCGTCGTCCGCATGGGCGACTACTCGATGGAACTCTGCGGCGGCACCCACCTGGGCAACACCAGCCAGGTCGGCCTTTGCAAGCTCCTCTCCGAAAGCGGCATCGGTGCAGGCCTTCGCCGCATCGAGGCCGTCACCGGCGAAGCGGCCCTCGCTTATCTGAACGAGCAGGAAGAGACCGTCCGCGCCCTGGCTGAAAAGCTCAAAGTCCCGACAGCCGAAGTGACCAACCGCGTCGATTCCCTCCAAGCCCAACTTCGCGAGAAGGACCGCGAGATCGAGCAACTGCTCGGCCGCCTGGCCAAGTACCAGGTCGACGACATCCTCGCCGGCAAAGAGGAGATCAACGGCGTCACCGTCCTGGCCGCCAAGGTGCAGGCGCCCGACATGGACGCCTTGCGGTCTATGTCTGATTTGTTGAAAGAAAAACTCGGTTCTGGCGTCCTAATCCTCGGCGCTGTCGCCGGCGACAAGGTGAACCTCGTCGCCGCCGCCACGAAGGACATCGTCGGACGCGGCGTCCACGCCGGCAACCTGGTCAAAGAAGCCGCCAAGGTCTGCGGCGGCGGCGGCGGCGGTCGCCCCGACATGGCCCAGGCCGGAGGCAAAGACCCGTCCAAACTGGCCGATGCCCTGGAAGCGGCGAAAAAGCTGCTCAAGAGTCAGATTAAATAGGGTAAAAGTAGAGGAAAATAGAAACTGGCGCAGAATAATATGGTTGGAGAGAGCGATTTGGTGACTGTTTGATG of the Heliomicrobium undosum genome contains:
- the alaS gene encoding alanine--tRNA ligase, encoding MEFTGNRVRQLFLEYFEQKGHTIVASSSLVPHNDPTLLFSNAGMNQFKDVFLGFEKRPYVRATTSQKCVRAGGKHNDLDTVGRTARHHTFFEMLGNFSFGDYFKKDAIRYAWEFLTGVCQLPKDKLYATVYLDDDEAFALWRDMIGVPEERILRLGEKDNFWAMGDTGPCGPCSEILIDRGEHLRCKADECAIGKCDCDRWLEIWNLVFMQYNRDETGTMTPLPRPSIDTGMGLERVTSVLQNVGSNYDTDLLRPIIAFVEQLCGQVYHRDDRGFPFRVIADHIRSCTFLITDGVLPGNEGRGYVLRRILRRAVRFGKVLGIDKPFMHEIVPVVVELMGAAYPDIREKQDFVRKVIKIEEERFHETLHDGMRIAADMVAKVKQEGGAVLPGKQAFTLYDTYGFPLDLAEDIAEENGLTVDKDGFQKAMEAQRERARAARQDTVYGAGMELWAELLQQLGPTTFTGYGKTTGESVVKAIVSGAERVTEAGAGTAVQVVLAETPFYAESGGQIGDAGLLRAGDAVVRVDDTKKMAGGLHVHFGVVAEGVIKEGDQVAAEVESARRLAIARHHSATHLTHKALKEVLGDHVNQAGSLVTPDRLRFDFSHFSPLTRDEWNRIEAAVNQAVFQALPVEVFETSIEEAKAMGATALFGEKYGDTVRVVRMGDYSMELCGGTHLGNTSQVGLCKLLSESGIGAGLRRIEAVTGEAALAYLNEQEETVRALAEKLKVPTAEVTNRVDSLQAQLREKDREIEQLLGRLAKYQVDDILAGKEEINGVTVLAAKVQAPDMDALRSMSDLLKEKLGSGVLILGAVAGDKVNLVAAATKDIVGRGVHAGNLVKEAAKVCGGGGGGRPDMAQAGGKDPSKLADALEAAKKLLKSQIK